The DNA segment CATACTATTGAGGCCACTGAACTCACTCCGGATGAACAGTTGGCGTATGAAGTCTCTCTGGTTGCTTTAAAAGTTAAATCGATGTATTTTTTTTGGCCTCATCGACACATGCAGTTCCCTTGAAGGTTAACAGATATGCGGGCAGATTGTTAATTCTTGTGTCTGAAGTGAGTCTTGGTGGGCCGAGATTCTGCATAGCGCTGCCCGCGGACTTGAGGATGCGCGGTCGGAGCAATGCGCAGCACTGTCTTCGTGAGTGACCAATAACAAAAAGAATGGAAGGAGCGTCGCGTGTAGTGTTATATTAGGAGACAAGTTGACCGATATCTGGTACAGATCATCGTGAAGGTAATGGCTTGCTTGGATCAGCGAATTTATGTAGAATTTCTCCGCTTCATATTCCTCCCCTGACAGCCAACAGGATATTACTGAGACAAGAGAGCATCACTGAGGGCATCCAAAGTGGTCTCGTCATCAAGATTTTCTGAATTCAATCGAGGTCTTCTTGCAGGGTGTTCTGAGCGGACGAGATAATTCTTCGAATCTACTTTGCACACACATTGGAGAATCTGGCGTGGTGCCATGTCGTGAGTGCTCCCGTGCTCATATGAGATAGGAGGCATGGAGGCACTGGTCAGTATTTCCGCTCTTCGGATTCTTGCGCCGCTCTTCGGATTCTTGCAGTCGGGTGCATCGGCAGATGGCTGAAGTTGGTGAAGGTGGAAGcgaagcacagcaagcacaaCAAGCTTTTCCGGCTGTTCGGCTCGTGCAACGGTCGGAGGTGGCACCGACCCATGTCGTGAACATTGATATCTGAACGCCGCTAACACACGGTGCAATTGTTGAAAAGGCTTCGGATGTGAGGGTGTCACATTTCACTCATTGCCAGTCTCTCCGGTCTGAATATGGCATCCAAGCAACGGGTGGCGAGCTTTGTTGATGCTCCAGAACTTGCAAGGCATGAGTGGGCCCGCTTGTGGCGCCCGGCAGGGTTTCAAACATCTCGCTCACAACGGAAGCGGATACTTGCACGCGGTCTGAACTACTGTGTTCGTCGTGTGCCATCTCCGCCCGTTGCACATCCGGCACATCTGTTTGTTGCGGCTGAAACCATGGCGCAGGAAGTGCGGCTATCATGCAGCTATAGACGCGCCGACGCCAAGTAGCGAGGCTACTGCACATGGACTCGTCGTTGCTGGAGAAAACCTGCTTGCCTTGCCGCGTTTGTATCTTGGGCGGGCGCGTTTGATCTTGGGAAGGCGACGACCACGAGCCAAGAACCACAGGACGAAGGAGACGGCCTCTGACTTCTTTGGACACACTCGCTCTTACTACCACCACTGCTTGGACTCGTGGACACCTCTTGGCCGCTGTCTCTTTATCTTTGCCTTTCGTTGGACGATTGGGCCAGCCCATTACACCCACACTCGTTCATCAGTCGCTCGTTGAATTGGAATACCACCTTGGGCCATGATTGCcctcttgcttctgctctgctgggCGGCCACCATTGCTACAGCACTTCCGACCATCGAGGCCAAAGGCGCCAAGTTCTTCACTTCCGATGGCGACCAGTGGTTCATCAAGGGCATTGCCTACCAACTGACTCCAGAAGATCCACTCGCACAAGCCGACCAATGCCAACTCGACGCTGCCCTCATGAAGACTCTTGGAGCAAATGCCATCCGTGTCTACCACGTTGACCCGACTGCCGACCACGACGGATGCATGAAAGCCTTCTCGGACGCTGGAATCTACGCCTTTGTCGACCTCGACACTTTCGACACATACGTCTTGCCCGGCACTCCAACCTGGAACGACACACAATACGATGCTTTCCAAAAAGTCATGGACGCCTTCCACGCTTACGACAACCTCGCGGGGTTCTTCGTTGGCAACGAACTGATCACCACTGCAGCTGATAGTATCGCTGCTCCTTACGTCAAGGCCGCAGCTAGGGACATGAAGGCCTACAGAGACGATAAGGGATACCGCAAGATTCCAATCGGATATTCTGCTGCAGACATTGCCATCCTCCGACCCAACCTGCAAAACTACATGGCCTGCGGAGACGATCCAGCTGAGGCTTTGGACTTTTTCAGGTGAGTTTCGTCGTGTCGTGACGCTGGAACAAAGCTGACATCTCTCAAGTCTCAATGCGTATGAGTGGTGCGGAGATTCTACTTACGAGCAGAGCGGCTATTCGATGTTGCAGAAGAATGCGAGTGAATACAACATcccaatcttcttctcggagaCTGGTTGTCAGACTGTGAGGCCGAGGACTTTTGGCGACCAAGCCGCTATATTTGGGTCTGAAATGTCAGAGACCTGGTCTGGTTCCATCATCTACGAATGGATCCAGGAGGCCAACGACTACGGCCTTATCTCGTACGGTCCATCGGTGGCTCCCACAGCAACTGGCTCGGATATCGCAGGTACGTGCTACTCCAAGTTGTTGCGACGGAAACTCTGCTGATCTGCCACATAGGCGGCTACACAGTCCGCGGCACACCAACGCCCATCTCGCCAGACTTTGAGAATTTGTCCTCCCAGTGGGCAGCGGCATCTCCGTCCAGTA comes from the Cercospora beticola chromosome 4, complete sequence genome and includes:
- a CDS encoding uncharacterized protein (CAZy:GH72), with amino-acid sequence MIALLLLLCWAATIATALPTIEAKGAKFFTSDGDQWFIKGIAYQLTPEDPLAQADQCQLDAALMKTLGANAIRVYHVDPTADHDGCMKAFSDAGIYAFVDLDTFDTYVLPGTPTWNDTQYDAFQKVMDAFHAYDNLAGFFVGNELITTAADSIAAPYVKAAARDMKAYRDDKGYRKIPIGYSAADIAILRPNLQNYMACGDDPAEALDFFSLNAYEWCGDSTYEQSGYSMLQKNASEYNIPIFFSETGCQTVRPRTFGDQAAIFGSEMSETWSGSIIYEWIQEANDYGLISYGPSVAPTATGSDIAGGYTVRGTPTPISPDFENLSSQWAAASPSSIAASAYSPSLSPPPCPATTADAWLASGPLPMLNQEFNGASGASGASGSSGVTTGSGRSGSSATQTTSSSEAAAATKLAAPALLALLAAAVA